From the genome of Pseudomonas sp. FP453:
GAAGCCCTCAAGAAATACCTCGAGGGCACGCCGCAGCTTAAAGAAGAGATCAAGGACTTGAGCGCTGATGATCAGCGTGACCAGATCCAGTGGGCATTCGAGGATGAGGCAGAGAGCCAGGGCTTGCAGCCTTGGGAGCTGACCCTCAAGTACACCTCGACAGCGGACGAATTCGACACCGCACGGCTGGCCTTGCACAAGGAGGCGGCTGAAGTGCTGGGTGTTGAGTGGGAAGAGTATTGCGAGATGAATAATCTTGTAGTTTAAGAGCTGCTACAAGTTTCAAGCTGCAAGCTGCAAGTTGTCGCGCAGCCTCTTGCAGCTTGCAGCTTGCAGCTCCTCAGATACTGAGCCGCATCGACAAATCCACCGCCTTCACATCCTTGGTCATCGCGCCAATGGAGATGTAGTCCACGCCGGTTTCCGCGATCGGCAGCAGCGTGCTTTCATTGATCCCGCCGCTGGCTTCCAGCTTGGCCTTGCCGGCATTCAGGCGAACCGCTTCACGCATATCGTCCAGGCTCAGTTCGTCGAGCATGATGATGTCGGCGCCGGCCGCCAGCGCTTCACGCAATTCTTCCAGGCTCTCCACTTCGATTTCCACCGGTTTTCCCGGCGCGATCTTGTGGGCGGCCGTAATGGCCTGGGCAATGCCACCGCAGGCGGCAATATGGTTTTCCTTGATCAGGAACGCGTCATACAAACCGATGCGGTGGTTGTGACAGCCGCCGCAGGTGACCGCATATTTCTGCGCCAGGCGCAGGCCCGGCAATGTCTTGCGGGTGTCCAGCAGCTTGACCTGGGTGCTGGCGACAAAGTCCGCCAGGAATTGGGCGCGCGTCGCCACACCAGACAGCAGTTGCAGGAAGTTCAGGGCGCTGCGCTCGCCACTGAGCAGCGAGCGGGCCGGGCCTTCGAGGTGGAACAGCGCCTGGTTGGGGCTGACGCGCTCACCGTCGGCCACCTGCCAATGCACGGCGACGCGTGGGTCCAACTGGCGGAATACCGCATCCACCCAGGCGGTGCCGGCAATCACCGCCGCATCGCGGGTAATGATCGTGGCCTTGGCCAGCCGCTCGGCCGGGATCAATTGCGCGGTGATATCGCCGCTGCCGATGTCTTCGAGCAGCGCGCGGCGCACGTTGGCTTCGATTTCGGCGGTGAGGTCGGCAAGACGGAGATTCGGCATAACAGGCTCCACAAACAAAGTGCCTGGATTATAGGGGCAGTGTGCGTTCGAACCCATAACCCACCGCTCAATTACAGCCGAATGACAGAGTTTGCTGGCGCAACTACCCCCATTTGCAAGATAATCTCGCGCCTTGCAATTGGCGTCATAGCTTTGACGTCCTGGTGATGACTGGAATCGCGCAGCGCCCGCGCCATCATTCCCCAACAGACACCGCCGTATCAGGAGGCCAGGATGCACAATGACGGAAAGGTGGTGCCGATCAACAAGGCACAGGCTATGCCATCGCCGCTCGCGCGCTTGCCGGTGGTGTTGCTGCAGGTCCGTGACAAGGCTGCCCAGCAGTTGCAGCAAGGTCTGCAGGAGCTGTTCGATAACGCCGACGACACCCTCTTCGAAATGGCCGACAAGGCGCGTAACAACCTCGATCACCATATTTTCTTTGAAGCCATGCGCGACCTGCGCCTCAAGCGCAAGAATTTCGAGCGCGTGTTCATGGAGCAGCTGTTCGCCGCCTTCGCCAACCTGGGCCTGGCGGGGCCGGGTGAGCGGCAGCTCGTGCCGGTGGTGTCCTACGACGCGGTGCCAGGCACATCCCGCGACGAGCTGGAGAAAGCCGTGGCGCTGGAGGCCATGCTGGGGCGGGTGCGACATCGCGACGGCCTGGCCCTGGGGCAACTGACGGCGCGCTTGAGTGCCGTGCTGGTCAAGGGCCTGGACGAGCGCGAGAACCCATTGGGGCCGGCCCTGTTGTGTGAGTTTTTCCTGCGGGCCGGGCGCAGCCTGGGGGTGGAAATCCGCGTCAAGCTGATCATGCTCAAGCTGTTTGAAAAGTACGTGCTCAGCGACGCCGACCAACTGTATGGCGAAGCCAATCAGCTGTTGGTCGCCACCGGCGTGTTGCCCGAACTCAAGGCGGCGCCCTCGCGGCGCCCCGGCGGGCGGGCGGCCCGTGAACACTTGCGTAAAGACAGCTTGCCGGCCACCGATGCACCGCTGGACGAAAACGGCCAGCAAGCGTTTGCCGCCTTGCAGGAACGGCTCAAGGCCGTGCGTGGCAGCGTGGCGCCCACCCTGGAAGCCAGCGCCGAACTTCAGCCGATCGCCACGCGCGACCTGCTGCGGCTGCTGTCCCATTTGCAGCAGTATGTGCCCACGCCAGACACCGAAGACGATGTCGATCTGCGCAACCAGCTTGGCCAGTTGCTGACCCGGGTCAGCGTCAAGAGCGGCAAATCCCGGGTGGTCGAGGTCGCGGACGAAGACGTGATCAACCTGATGGCCCTGCTGTTCGAGTTCATCCGCAAGGACCGCAACTTGCCTGGCGCGCTCAGGGCGTTGATCGCCCGGCTGCAGATTCCGTTGCTGAAAGTTGCGGTGCTGGACAAGAGTTTTTTCAGTCGCCCCAGCCATCCGGTACGTCGGCTGCTCAATGAAGTCGGTTGTGCCGCTGTGCAGTGGAGCCCACGGGAGGATTATCAGCGCGACGCCTTGTACCTGCGTATCGAGCAAGTTGTGCAGCGTCTGCTGAATGAGTTTGTCGAAGATCCGGCGATTTTTTCCCAGTTGCTCGTGGAGTTCACGGCGTTTATTGCCGATGAGCAGCGCCGCAGCGCACTGGTCGAGCAGCACACCCGTGACGCCGAACAGGCGCGCGTGTTGAGCGACGCGGCCCGCGAGCGGGTTGCCCAGGTGCTGAATCAACGGCTGCTGGGCAAGGCATTACCGCCCGCCGTGGTGCAGTTTGTACAACAGGCGTGGAGCCAGGTGCTGTTGCTGGCCAGCCTCAAGCATGGCGAGCAGTCGGTGCAGTGGCAGTCGGCGCTGCGCACCCTGGACGAGTTGATCTGGAGCGTCGGCCTGCAAAGCGACACCGAGGCTGGTCGGCATCTGCTGGAACGCCTGCCGGGCCTGCTCAAAGCGTTGCGCGACGGCTTGACCAGCGCCGCGTTCGACCCGTTCAGCACCCGTGAATTCTTTGTGCGCTTGCAGGTATTGCACGTTCAGCCCCTGACGGGCGTCGAAGTGTTGAGCGTCGTCCGTGAGCCCTTTACCTTTGGCGCCGAGGTGCCCGACACGGCCCAGGACTTGCCGGGAGATGACCCCGACCTGATCAGTGCCCTGCAGATGCGCATCGGTGACTGGGTCGAGTTCCAGCAAGGCAACGACGCGGCACTGCGCTGCAAGTTGACGGCGATTGTTGCGCCGGCCAACCGTTACATTTTTATCAACCACACCGGCCTCAAGGTGCTGGAGCAAAACCTCGGCGAACTGGCCCAGGCATTCAAGCGCGGCGACCTGCGCAGGCTTGACGACGGGCTGCTGTTCGACCGGGCGCTGGCCACGGTGCTGGGCAATTTGCGCCAACTCAATCGCGGCAAACCATCGCAACCACAGGGCTGAACGCGGCATACTGGTCACACTTTGTCACGCTCAAGGACCCTGTATGCAGTTGGACCCCCTCAGCGGTTGGTGCAAGGGCATCCGTCATTGCCCTTCGCCCAACTTCAACGAGCGCCCCGCTGGCGAAATCTCGCTGTTGGTGGTGCATAACATCAGCCTGCCACCGGCGCAGTTTGCCACCGGCAAGGTGCAGGAATTTTTCCAGAACCGCCTGGATGTCACGGAACACCCTTACTTTGAAGGGATCGCCGACCTACGCGTGTCCGCGCATTTTCTGATTGAGCGCGACGGCGCCGTAACGCAGTTTGTGTCCTGCATCGACCGAGCGTGGCATGCCGGGGTCTCGTGTTTCGAGGGGCGTGAGACGTGCAATGACTTTTCCCTGGGTATCGAGCTGGAAGGCACGGATGATTTGCCATTCACCGACGCCCAATACACGGCGCTGACCGACCTGACCCGGCAATTGCTGGCGGCTTACCCAGGCATTACCCACCAGCGCATTTGTGGTCACAGCGATATCGCCCCGGGGCGCAAGACCGACCCCGGCCCGGCTTTTGATTGGGCGCGTTTTCGGGGCGCCCTGCAGGATGGAGGACACGCACAATGAGTTTCCTGGTATTGGTGCTGGCAGTGTGGATCGAGAAATTCTCGGCCTTGCGCCAGCGGTTGCAGCGCGACGGTGGATGGCTGCGCGAGCTGGCCAAGCTGGAATCGAACCCGCGCATGGGCAAGCAGCCTTGGCTGATCCTGGTGCTGCTGGTGTTGCTGCCCGTGGCGTTGCTGGCGCTGTTGCTGCTGGTGCTGGAACCCGTGGCCTACGGCCTACTGGCCCTGCCGGTGCACCTGTTGGTGGTGATCTACAGCCTGGGGCGCGGCGATCTACTGGCCGGGCTCGGGCCGTTTCGGGACGCCTGGCGGCGTGGCGACCTGCAAGCCGCCGAGCACGTGGCCGAGCGCGACCTGAAGCTGGGCGCCGACAGTGGCGAGCAACTGCTCGAACGCGTGCAGGGGCATCTGCTGTGGCAGGCGTACCAGAGCTTTTTCGCGGTGATTTTCTGGTACTTCCTGCTGGGCCCGGTCGCGGCACTGGCTTATCGCCTGTTGGCCTTGGCCAGCGAACACAGCCAGAACCCTCTGGTCGCCGAGCGCGCCGGGCAGTTGCGCCATGCGTTTGACTGGCTGCCGGTGCGCTTGCTGGCGGCCAGCTTTGCCCTGGTGGGCAACTTCGTCGCGGTCAGCCGCGTGATGCTCCACGAACTGCTGAGTTGGGACATCAGCGCCGCTCAGTTGGTGGAGAAAGTCGGCCTGGTCGCCGCTGAAATCCCACCACCGGTGGTCGGCGCAGACGGCATCAACAGCCTCGACCGACTGTGGGAACTGCTGCTGCGCGCGGCGGTGCTGTGGTATGCCGGCTTCGCGATCTGGACCGTGTTGCCCTAAACCCTTGTGGGAGCGGGCTTGCCCGCTCCCACATTTGTTTGTTGTTAACCTTACGTTACAAAACTCCCTTTCAAATTGAGCTATATAGAGGGTGGCGTTCTGCCGCTACCCTGCGCCTCAATAAAAATAAAAGAAAGGGAGTTCACCTGTGAAGAGCTTGCTCTATCCCGCCGTCGCGCTGATGAATCGCTTGAGCTTCGGCATGAAATTCAGCCTGATCAGCGTGTTATTCCTGCTGCCGATGCTGGCCACCAACTATTACCTCGTGCGCGATTCCTGGCGCGAATTCCAGGGCACGCGCATCGAATTGCAAAGCCTGGATTTGCTCGGCAGCAGCCTGGCCCTGCGCCGCGACCTCGAAACCCTGAACAACCAGGTGCAGATCAACGCGACCCTTGGCCAGTCCGGCAAGGCCGGTGACCTGGAGGGCAAGATCAACGCCTTGGAACAGGCAGTGTTGAGCCGCCTGCAAAGCCTCACTGCGATGGCCACCGACCCCGAGCAAATCGCTGCATTTGACGCCAAGCGCGATGAGTTGATCGCCGCCTTCAAGGCCCAGCAGCAGGAAACCTCGCTGCTGAGCAAAAGCGCGCTGATCGGCAAGTTGCTCAACAAGGCGCACATGCTCAGCCAGGTGATTGCCAGCCAGTCCGGCCTGAGCCGCGACCCCCAGGGCGATTTGCGCCAACTTACCGAGCTGATCACCAGCATCACTCCGCAAGTCACCCAGACCCTCGGCGAAGGCCGGGCGATGGGCGCGTATTCCCTGGGCCAGGGTTTTCTCAACTCATCCTCCAGCACACGCTTTGACGAACTCCTGCAGCAGTTGGAAAAACTCCACGGCGAATACGCCCTGAAACTGCAGGATGCCTTGGGCGCCAGCAAGCCCGCTCACGCAGCGCTTGATGGCCTGGCCAAGGCCAGCAATGCCAGCCTCAAGCAAGGCAGCGAGCTGTTTGAAGAACAGGTGGTCATGGCCGAAACCCTCGACGCGCCTTGGCAAGGCTTCTACGACAACGTCAGCCAACTGATGGCCAAGACCTACCAACTCGACGAGGCGACCCTGACCTTCCTTGGCCAGCAGTTGCAGCAGCGGCTGGCGCAAAACCGCACGCACATGGTCGGACTGGTCTGCGCCCTCTCGGCGGTGTTTTTGCTGATTTTCTATCTGTACGCCGGCTTCTACGCCTCCACCCGCACCACCCTGCGCCGCCTGGGCGCGATGATGGACAAGGTCGCGGCGGGCGATATGACCGTCACCTTCGTCGCCCATAGCCGCGATGAACTGGGCGAGTTGGGCCAGGTGTTCAACGGCACCGTGGCGAAAATCCATGACTTGATCGAACGCGTCGGCCACACCGTCAGCCAGGTCGAACTCCAGGCCGGCCAGGTGGAAACGGTATCGGCCCAGAGCAATCACGCGGTGTCCGGCCAGCGCAGCCAGATCGAACAGGTGGCGACGGCGATGAACCAGATGTCGTCCACCGCCCAGGAAGTGGCGCGCAGCGCGGCGGCGGCGGTGAGCAGCGCACACAGCGTCAACGATGAAACCGTCAGTGGGCGCAGCCTGGTGCAATCCCAGCAGGGCAGCATTGCGCGGCTGGCCTCGGAGATCGACCAGTCGGTGCGGGTGATCAACCAGTTGGCCACCGACAGCCAGTCCATCAGCAGCGTGTTGGAAGTGATCAAAAGCATTGCTGAGCAAACCAACCTGCTGGCGCTCAATGCCGCCATCGAGGCCGCACGTGCCGGCGAGCAGGGGCGTGGCTTTGCGGTGGTGGCTGATGAGGTGCGCACCCTGGCCCGGCGCACGCAACACTCCACCGAAGAAATCGAGCAGATGATCAGCCGCTTGCACAGCGGTGTGGCGGCGGCGGTGAAGGCCATGGGCAGCAGCCATGAAATGGCGAATGGTACCGTGGGGCAGTCAGAAAAAGTCCAGCAGGCCCTGGAGAACATCCTCGGTGCTGTAGGCATGATCGTCGATCAGAACCAGCAGATTGCCGCCGCCGTGGAGCAGCAAACGGCGGTCGCCCACGATATCGATCAGAATATCGTCGAAATCAATCGCGCCGGCGAGCATGCGGCCCACGGGGCCCATCAGACCGAAGCGGCCAGCCGGCAGTTGTCGATGCAGGTGATTGAGTTGAAGCAATTGATCGGCGCCTTTCGGGTGTAGGAGACGAGAGTAGGACTAAGCATTCAATGGTGTGGCGTTTGTCCTGATTTTGCTGCGGATCTTTTATTGCCAACGGAATAGGTGAGAATTTGTTTCACCTAATCACGGTCTCCAGGAGACTCGGCGATGACCGCAATAATCGGCATTCGGGGGCATTGCGCCCAATGCGATATGACGTTTGAACTCAAGCCCTGGCAGTTGAATGCCATCGCCATCGACGAACCCTTTGAATGCACGTATTGCCAGACGTGTCTCAAGCTCGGTAGCCATAAACAGCTGTGTCAGTTTCGCGCCTTGAACCAGTGGGCATTGGTGCGCCCGAGCATGATCATCCTGACTTGCGCGGCCTTGCTGGTGGCGTTGGTGGCCGAGTGGGTGGGGCTGATCAGCGTGATCGGGCAGTTCAATATCTCGCTGGTGACGGTGCTGATTCATTTCCTGGTGTTGCGTTATGCCCGCTACCGGCAACGCATGACCCTCAACCTGCACAGCGTCAGCCGGCTACCACTCGAACAGCTCGCACGCATTGCGTGTACTCGCCTGCGCGAGCAATAGCGGTTCGATGCCCATGCGCTCGGCCAGGGCGCGGCAAATGTCCGGCAGGTGCTGGGGGCTGTTGCGCTGGCCGGGGTACATGGCGGGAGCCATGTCCGGTGAGTCGGTCTCCAGCACCACGCTGTCCAGCGGCAACTGCGCCAGCACCTTGTGCATGCGCAACGCCTGGGGCCAAGTGGCCGCTCCGCCCAGGCCGAGTTTGAAACCCAGCTTGATATATTCGCGGGCTTCCTCCGTGCTGCCGGCGAAGGCATGGATGATGCCGCCCCGTGGCAGGCGGATGCGCTTGAGGGTGGCGATCACCGCCGCGTGGCTGCGGCGCACATGCAGCAGCGCTGGCAGTTGGAAGTCCACGGCCAGTTTCAGCTGGGCGTCGAACAGGCTTTGCTGGCGCTCGCGGTCCAGGTGTTCGAGAAAGTAATCCAGGCCGATCTCGCCCACCGCACACAGTTGCCGGTGGCCGTTTAGGCGGGTCAGCCAATCCCCCAGTTCCACCAGGTCGGCGGGGCGATGGTCATCGAGATACACCGGGTGCAGGCCAAAGGCTGCGAACAAACCTTCATCCCCTTGCACCAGATCCCACAACCGCTGCCAATTCTGCTGATACACCCCCAGCACCACCATGCGCCGCACGCCGAGTGCGCGGCTGTGGGCGAGGACTTCGCGGCGGTCGCTGTCGAAGTCCGCGAAGTCCAGGTGGGTGTGGGTGTCGATCAGCTCCACGTTCAGGCCTCGCGGATACGCTGCTTGAAGGTCCGGCCGATGGCATGCACGCCCGGCTGGTAATGCTGTTCTTCGATGGCCGCCAGGGCCAGTTTCAGCGCAGTGTCGGCGATCAACTGATGTTGCTGGGCCATGGCGTTGACCGGCAGCGGCAGGAAATCCAGCAACTGGGTGTCACCGAAGGTGCCCAGGCGCAGGGGCCGCGATTTGAGCGGGAAGTCATGCAGTGCATCAAACACGCCTTGCAGCAGCACGTAGGACGTCGTCACCAGTGCGTCAGGCAAATGCCCCAGTTGCTGTAGAAGTTGCTCCATCAGTTGTCGGCCACAGTCGCGGCTGAAGGCGTCGCCTTGTTCGACGATCACCTCGCCGCTGAACCCCTGCAGCGCGTCACGGAAACCCGCCGCGCGCTCCTGGCTGATGCTCAGCTCCGGCCGTGCACCGATCAGCACGATCTGCTTGGGCAGCGGTTGCAGCAGGCTGGCGGTCAGTTGCTGGCAGGCCTGGCGGTCGTCGCTGACCACCGAGCAGAACTGCGCGGTTTCCATCACCCGGTCGATGGCAATGATCGGCAGGCCCTTGGCTTGCAGTTCGCGGTAGCTGTCGTCGCTGGCCGGCAGGCAACTGGCGACAAACAGCGCATCGCAGCGCCGCGCGCGAAACAGTTGCAGCAACTGGCGCTCGCTGTTGGCGTCGTCGTCGGAGCTGGCGATCAGCAACTGATAGCCGCGTGCCCGTGCGCCTTGCTCCAGCAGTTTGGCGATACGTGCGTAACTGGGGTTTTCCAGGTCAGGCAGGATAAAACCCAAGGTGCGCGTGTGCCGACTGCGCAGCCCGGCGGCTTGGGGGTTGGGTGTAAACCCATGGGCTTCAACCACGGCACGCACGCGCTCGACGGTAGCGCTGCTGATGCGTTGTTGTTCGGCCTTGCCATTGATGACGTAGCTGGCGGTGGTTACGGACACACCGGCCAAGCGTGCAATATCACTGAGTTTCAAACCGGGATTTCCTTGTTTTCTAGAGCTTGCCCCGACATTTTGTCCAATCGTAACCGATTACTGCACACGACCAATGTCCAAGCTCAAGTGCCGAGCGGTCCTTCAAGGATGCTCAATTAACGCGTAATCTGCCATAAATTCTAGATTAAACGTTTCAGCAGGCGTATTTTTACGATCTTCGCTACTGAGTGGCCACTGCCAATTGACTACTCAGTCAGCTATTACGAGACGCCATTACACTGTTTATTCAAAACAATACCTAGTGCGCCCATCGCACTAACTAGGAGAACGGCATGCTTGAGCTCACCCACGAGCAGATTTCCATGGGCCAGGTGGCTGTGGATAAGTCTGCTGCCTTGCACCTGCTCGCTGAAAAACTGGTGGCCGACGGCCTGGTCGCCGAGGGTTACCTCAGCGGTTTGCAAGCCCGTGAAGCCCAAGGTTCGACCTTTCTCGGCCAAGGTATTGCGATCCCCCACGGCACCCCTGAAACCCGCGACCAGGTGTTTGCCACCGGCGTGCGCCTGCTGCAGTTCCCCGAAGGGGTGGACTGGGGCGACGGCCAGATCGTCTACCTGGCGATTGGCATTGCCGCCAAATCCGATGAACACCTGCGCCTGCTGCAACTGCTGACCCGCGCCCTCGGTGAGACCGACCTCGGCCAGGCACTGCGCCGCGCCGGTAGTGCCGAAGCCTTGCTCAAACTGTTGCAAGGCGCGCCGCAAGAACTGGCGCTGGATGCACAGATGATCAGCCTGGGCGTGTCGGCCGATGATTTCGAAGAGCTTGTCTGGAGAGGTGCGCGCCTGTTGCGCCAGGCCGATTGTGTGAGCAACGGTTTCGCCGCCGTGTTGCAGCAGGTCGACGCGCTGCCCCTGGGCGATGGCCTGTGGTGGCTGCACAGCGAGCAAACGGTCAAGCGCCCGGGCCTGGCGTTTGTCACCCCGGACAAACCCATGCGCTACCTCGGCCAGCCGCTCAACGGCCTGTTCTGCCTGGCCAGCCTTGGCGAAGCCCACCAAACCTTGCTGGAACGCCTGTGTGCCTTGCTGATCGAAGGCCGTGGCCAGGAACTGGGCCGCGCCACCAGCAGCCGCGCCGTACTCGAAGTGCTCGGCGGCGAACTGCCGCCCGACTGGCCCAGCGCGCGCATTACCCTGGCCAACGCCCACGGCCTGCACGCGCGGCCGGCGAAGATCCTCGCGCAATTGGCAAAAAGTTTTGACGGCGACTTGCGCGTACGCATCGTCGATGGCCCGGTGGGCGCCGTCTCGGTCAAGAGCCTGAGCAAACTGTTGAGCCTTGGCGCGCGCCGTGGCCAGGTGCTGGAATTTGTCGCCGAACCGACGATTGCCGGCGATGCGCTGCCAGCGCTGTTGGCCGCCGTGACCGAAGGCCTGGGTGAAGAGATCGAGCCGCTGCCCACCGTCAGCGCGCAACCGACCAGCGTCGATATCGAGCCGCAGATCAGCGCGCCGCTCAGTGGCAGCCAACTCCAGGCCATCGCCGCCGCGCCGGGCATCGCCATCGGCCCGGCACATATCCAGATTCAACAGGTGTTCGACTACCCGCTGCGCGGCGAGTCCTCGGCCATCGAGCGCCAACGCCTGCAAGCCGCCCTGGCCGATGTGCGCCGTGATATCCAGGGCCTGATTGAACGCAGCCAGGCCAAGGCGATCCGCGAGATTTTCATCACCCACCAGGAAATGCTCGACGACCCGGAACTCAGCGACGAAGTCGACACCCGCCTCAAGCAAGGCGAAAGCGCCGAAGCCGCGTGGATGAGCGTGATCGAAGCCGCCGCCAAGCAGCAGGAATCGTTGCAGGACGCCTTGCTCGCCGAGCGCGCCGCCGACCTGCGGGACATTGGCCGCCGGGTGCTGGCGCAATTGTGCGGCGTCGAAACCGCCCGCGAGCCGAGCGAGCCGTACATCCTGGTGATGGACGAAGTCGGCCCGTCCGACGTGGCGCGCCTTGATCCGGCCCGCGTCGCCGGCATCCTCACCGCCCGTGGCGGCGCCACGGCCCACAGTGCCATCGTCGCCCGCGCCCTCGGCATTCCGGCGCTGGTGGGCGCCGGCCCCGCCGTATTGCTGCTGGCCGCCGGCACGCCCTTGCTGCTGGACGGCCAGCGCGGCCGCCTGCATGTGGACGCCGACGCGGCCACCCTGCAACGGGCCACCGTCGAGCGCGACACCCGCGAACAACGCCTGCAAGCCGCCTCAGCCCAGCGCCATGAGCCGGCGCTGACCCGTGACGGTCATGCCGTGGAAGTGTTCGCCAATATCGGCGAAAGCGCCGGTGTGGCCAGCGCGGTGGAGCAGGGCGCCGAAGGCATTGGCCTGCTGCGCACCGAACTGATTTTCATGGCCCACCCGCAAGCGCCGGACGAAGCCACCCAGGAAGCCGAATACCGCCGCGTCCTCGATGGCCTCGGCGGGCGTCCGCTGGTGGTGCGCACCCTTGATGTGGGCGGCGACAAACCGCTGCCGTATTGGCCGATTGCCGAGGAAGAAAACCCTTTCCTCGGCGTGCGTGGCATCCGTCTCACCTTGCAACGCCCGCAGATCATGGAAGCGCAATTGCGCGCGCTACTACGTTCCGCGGATAGCCGCCCGCTGCGCATCATGTTCCCCATGGTCGGCAGCGTGGATGAGTGGCGCGCTGCCCGCGACATGACCGAGCGCCTGCGTCTGGAAATCCCGGTGGCCGACCTGCAACTGGGGATCATGATCGAAGTGCCGTCGGCGGCCTTGCTCGCCCCGGTGCTGGCCAAGGAAGTGGACTTCTTCAGCGTCGGCACCAACGACCTGACCCAATACACCCTGGCCATCGACCGTGGCCATCCGACCCTGTCCGCCCAGGCCGACGGCCTGCACCCGGCGGTGTTGCAACTGATCGACATCACCGTGCGCGCGGCCCATGCCCATGGCAAATGGGTCGGCGTGTGCGGCGAGCTGGCGGCCGATCCGCTGGCGGTGCCGGTGCTGATCGGCCTGGGGGTGGACGAGTTGAGCGTGTCGGCCCGCAGCATTCCCGAAGTCAAGGCGCGGGTGCGTGAATTCAGTCTGAGCGAGGCCCAGGGCCTGGCGCAAAAAGCCCTTGCGGTGGGTTCGCCCGCCGAAGTGCGTGCCCTTGTGGAGGCCGTGTAGATGGCAAGGATTCTGACCCTGACGCTGAACCCGGCGTTGGACCTGACCATTCGCCTGGCGCGCCTGGAGGCGGGTGAGGTTAACCGCAGCGAAACCATGCTCACCCATGCCGCCGGCAAAGGCGTGAATGTGGCGCAGGTGTTGGCTGACCTCGGCCATCAAGTGAGCGTGGGTGGCTTCCTGGGCGAAGACAATCCACAGGCATTTGACGCGCTGATCGCCCGCCGTGGG
Proteins encoded in this window:
- the ptsP gene encoding phosphoenolpyruvate--protein phosphotransferase gives rise to the protein MLELTHEQISMGQVAVDKSAALHLLAEKLVADGLVAEGYLSGLQAREAQGSTFLGQGIAIPHGTPETRDQVFATGVRLLQFPEGVDWGDGQIVYLAIGIAAKSDEHLRLLQLLTRALGETDLGQALRRAGSAEALLKLLQGAPQELALDAQMISLGVSADDFEELVWRGARLLRQADCVSNGFAAVLQQVDALPLGDGLWWLHSEQTVKRPGLAFVTPDKPMRYLGQPLNGLFCLASLGEAHQTLLERLCALLIEGRGQELGRATSSRAVLEVLGGELPPDWPSARITLANAHGLHARPAKILAQLAKSFDGDLRVRIVDGPVGAVSVKSLSKLLSLGARRGQVLEFVAEPTIAGDALPALLAAVTEGLGEEIEPLPTVSAQPTSVDIEPQISAPLSGSQLQAIAAAPGIAIGPAHIQIQQVFDYPLRGESSAIERQRLQAALADVRRDIQGLIERSQAKAIREIFITHQEMLDDPELSDEVDTRLKQGESAEAAWMSVIEAAAKQQESLQDALLAERAADLRDIGRRVLAQLCGVETAREPSEPYILVMDEVGPSDVARLDPARVAGILTARGGATAHSAIVARALGIPALVGAGPAVLLLAAGTPLLLDGQRGRLHVDADAATLQRATVERDTREQRLQAASAQRHEPALTRDGHAVEVFANIGESAGVASAVEQGAEGIGLLRTELIFMAHPQAPDEATQEAEYRRVLDGLGGRPLVVRTLDVGGDKPLPYWPIAEEENPFLGVRGIRLTLQRPQIMEAQLRALLRSADSRPLRIMFPMVGSVDEWRAARDMTERLRLEIPVADLQLGIMIEVPSAALLAPVLAKEVDFFSVGTNDLTQYTLAIDRGHPTLSAQADGLHPAVLQLIDITVRAAHAHGKWVGVCGELAADPLAVPVLIGLGVDELSVSARSIPEVKARVREFSLSEAQGLAQKALAVGSPAEVRALVEAV